In one window of Musa acuminata AAA Group cultivar baxijiao chromosome BXJ3-2, Cavendish_Baxijiao_AAA, whole genome shotgun sequence DNA:
- the LOC135632111 gene encoding heat shock factor protein HSF30-like, with amino-acid sequence MENAAAVVKEEEGEEEEEEVMAAPQPMEGLHEVGPPPFLTKTFEMVEDAETDAVVSWSGARNSFIVWDSHRFATALLPKYFKHSNFSSFIRQLNTYGFRKVDPNRWEFANADFLAGQRHLLKNIKRRRNVPQSPHQHHCDDARDQSGMFGLETEVDRMRRDRNVLMLEIVKLRQRQQSSRAQLLEMQRRMQVTERRQQQTMSFLGRALRNPAFVRQLALRGEQQRQLNSAGKKRRLPATPSSEDLPAIEDLLLSTMDDDEGSSSDIGQRDESTVDQGASVTNDLTWEELLNESKLMGGETEDDEQSEVEVEVEALAAEQLEWGEDMKDLVKQMGYMKSKP; translated from the exons ATGGAGAACGCGGCGGCGGTGGTgaaggaggaggaaggggaggaggaggaagaggaggttatGGCGGCGCCGCAGCCAATGGAGGGGCTCCATGAGGTCGGCCCCCCGCCGTTCCTGACGAAGACGTTCGAGATGGTAGAGGACGCCGAGACGGACGCGGTGGTGTCGTGGAGTGGCGCCCGGAACAGCTTCATCGTCTGGGACTCCCACCGGTTCGCCACCGCCCTCTTGCCCAAATACTTCAAGCACAGCAACTTCTCCAGCTTCATTCGACAGCTCAATACCTAT GGTTTTAGGAAGGTCGATCCGAACAGATGGGAGTTCGCAAACGCGGACTTCTTGGCCGGGCAGAGGCACCTCTTGAAGAACATCAAGCGGCGGCGCAATGTTCCCCAGAGCCCGCACCAGCACCACTGTGACGATGCTAGGGACCAATCGGGCATGTTTGGGCTGGAGACCGAGGTGGACAGGATGAGAAGGGACCGCAACGTGCTGATGCTGGAGATCGTGAAgctgcggcagcggcagcagagctCCCGAGCGCAGCTCCTCGAGATGCAGCGGCGGATGCAGGTCACCGAGAGGAGGCAACAGCAGACGATGTCCTTCTTGGGGCGAGCGCTCAGGAACCCCGCCTTCGTCCGGCAGCTAGCGCTGCGTGGCGAGCAGCAGAGGCAGCTCAACAGCGCGGGCAAGAAGAGGAGATTGCCAGCGACTCCGAGCTCGGAGGACCTCCCGGCGATAGAGGACCTGTTGCTGTCTACAATGGACGACGACGAAGGCAGCTCGAGCGACATTGGCCAGAGGGATGAATCGACAGTCGATCAGGGCGCGTCTGTCACCAACGATTTGACATGGGAAGAACTACTGAACGAAAGCAAACTTATGGGGGGCGAGACAGAGGACGATGAGCAATCTGAGGTGGAAGTCGAGGTCGAGGCATTGGCCGCAGAGCAACTCGAGTGGGGTGAGGACATGAAGGATTTGGTGAAGCAGATGGGTTACATGAAATC